The Desulfobulbaceae bacterium DB1 genome includes a region encoding these proteins:
- a CDS encoding CRISPR-associated protein Cas4, with product MKRKEAPDRFFDEADLLPLSRLADLEFCERRAALHLIEMVWEDNVHTAEGAVIHQRAHGDESPEKRGGLVIVRGLWLRSLRLGLSGKADIVEFHRADDADAMGAVIPGYSGRWMVYPVEYKPGRLRHQRSFQIQLCAQTLCLEEMLRCVVQEGALFYGKNRRRQVVRFDDQLRRETEETAIRLHELVRSGRTPSARYEKKCDSCSLMHLCLPKVAGAGRSVGSYFARMLAD from the coding sequence ATGAAAAGGAAGGAGGCGCCTGATCGATTTTTTGATGAGGCCGACCTCCTTCCCCTTTCCCGGCTCGCGGACCTTGAGTTTTGCGAACGGCGGGCGGCATTGCATCTGATCGAAATGGTGTGGGAGGACAATGTCCACACGGCGGAAGGCGCGGTAATACACCAGCGCGCCCACGGCGACGAATCTCCAGAAAAACGGGGCGGCCTGGTCATCGTTCGTGGTTTGTGGCTTCGATCCTTACGGCTAGGACTCTCAGGCAAGGCAGATATCGTCGAGTTCCATCGTGCGGACGACGCTGATGCCATGGGAGCCGTGATTCCCGGTTATTCTGGCCGATGGATGGTCTATCCGGTTGAGTACAAACCAGGACGGCTGAGGCACCAGCGAAGTTTCCAGATTCAGCTCTGCGCCCAAACCCTTTGTCTGGAGGAAATGCTCCGGTGCGTGGTGCAGGAAGGTGCCCTGTTTTACGGCAAAAATCGGCGACGCCAGGTGGTACGCTTCGATGATCAATTGAGGCGCGAAACCGAAGAAACGGCCATCCGCCTCCACGAGCTGGTCCGCTCCGGCAGGACGCCGTCGGCCCGCTATGAAAAGAAGTGCGACAGTTGTTCTCTCATGCACCTCTGTCTGCCGAAGGTGGCTGGAGCGGGCAGGAGCGTCGGCAGCTATTTTGCGCGGATGTTAGCGGATTGA
- a CDS encoding four helix bundle protein has translation MPGQSFEDLEIWQLARSLTGKIYKLTANERFSKDFGLCSQIQRASVSVMSNIAEGYERGGNQEFIQFLAIAKGSCGEVRCQLYVALDQGYVKREHADSLIDQHRKLSIMVHKFMEHLKGSRFKGPKYKEPKPDPKMAEFDALLKECMKK, from the coding sequence ATGCCCGGACAATCCTTCGAAGACCTGGAAATCTGGCAACTGGCTCGTTCCTTAACCGGCAAAATATACAAACTTACCGCGAACGAACGTTTTTCAAAGGATTTCGGCCTTTGCAGCCAGATTCAGCGCGCTTCCGTATCGGTCATGTCAAATATCGCCGAGGGTTATGAGCGAGGAGGCAACCAGGAATTCATCCAGTTTCTCGCCATTGCCAAGGGAAGCTGCGGCGAGGTTCGATGTCAGCTTTATGTGGCCCTTGATCAGGGATATGTCAAACGCGAACATGCAGACTCCCTGATTGACCAGCACAGGAAGCTCTCCATCATGGTCCACAAATTCATGGAGCACCTCAAAGGCAGCAGATTCAAGGGCCCAAAATACAAGGAACCGAAACCAGATCCGAAAATGGCTGAATTCGACGCCCTGCTGAAGGAATGCATGAAGAAATAA
- a CDS encoding type I-C CRISPR-associated protein Cas7/Csd2, with translation MTEQAQSNENGIKLHHNIITLPEGKSAGDVVGERHDIVLLTEVVKSNPNGDPDTGNMPRLQPDTMKGLMTDVCQKRKIRNFYSLYMPSGALLDHPVSGYQIFIRENAVLQNLMEDADLAETAKNIFDSYSEPNRGNWVQPARGRAGSSEFIVRSYRDALCQTFFDVRAFGGVVSTDGPLKGSFYGQIRGPIQFGFAESLDRVLQLDFTITRCASASEKEANQAGESEGESESSGNRTMGRKHVVDYGIYRSHIYLSPAFAAKTGFTYYDLDNFLFALQHMFSDDRAAARPGGMRVVGLVDFQHSTPLGNEHAHKLFEMVNVHRADVGDDGNIKKEFPQSIADYCGEAPNGAVREKDQGGPGNELITARKIIWEIPACHGEKCTVRS, from the coding sequence ATGACAGAGCAAGCACAGAGTAACGAAAATGGCATAAAATTGCATCACAATATTATTACGCTTCCAGAAGGCAAGAGCGCTGGGGATGTTGTCGGGGAGCGGCATGACATAGTGCTGTTGACTGAAGTCGTGAAATCAAATCCGAACGGCGACCCGGACACCGGCAACATGCCACGCCTGCAACCGGATACCATGAAAGGGCTTATGACCGATGTGTGCCAGAAACGAAAAATCCGCAATTTTTATAGTTTGTACATGCCGTCAGGGGCGTTGTTGGATCATCCTGTGAGTGGATATCAAATCTTCATTCGAGAAAATGCCGTGCTCCAAAATCTTATGGAAGATGCTGATTTGGCCGAGACGGCAAAGAATATCTTCGATAGTTATTCAGAACCCAATAGAGGCAATTGGGTGCAGCCCGCAAGGGGGAGGGCTGGCAGCAGTGAATTCATTGTTCGTTCCTATCGTGATGCCCTGTGTCAGACATTTTTTGATGTCCGTGCATTCGGCGGAGTCGTTTCCACGGACGGTCCACTGAAGGGCAGCTTCTACGGCCAGATTCGCGGCCCCATCCAGTTCGGTTTTGCTGAAAGCCTTGATCGGGTCCTTCAACTTGATTTCACTATCACTCGTTGTGCATCGGCGAGTGAAAAGGAGGCAAACCAGGCGGGTGAAAGTGAAGGTGAGAGCGAATCAAGTGGCAACCGCACCATGGGGCGCAAGCATGTCGTGGATTACGGCATTTACCGGAGCCACATTTATCTCTCGCCGGCTTTTGCGGCAAAGACGGGTTTCACCTATTACGACCTCGATAATTTTCTTTTTGCGCTCCAGCACATGTTTTCCGATGATCGAGCGGCCGCACGGCCTGGTGGGATGCGGGTTGTTGGTCTTGTGGATTTTCAGCATTCCACCCCTCTGGGTAACGAACACGCTCATAAATTGTTCGAAATGGTGAATGTCCATCGCGCTGATGTGGGCGATGATGGCAACATCAAAAAAGAATTCCCGCAATCCATCGCAGACTATTGCGGCGAGGCCCCCAATGGTGCAGTGCGGGAAAAGGATCAGGGCGGTCCTGGAAACGAGCTAATCACCGCCCGCAAAATCATTTGGGAGATTCCGGCATGTCATGGAGAGAAGTGCACAGTGCGGTCATGA